ctatattttattttactatgtattatgatatattagttattataattcaaatcTATATTGAACAATATCTATTTattaatttgaaataatattaaattaatttaacatATAGTACtttataataaaagtaagtatccaaGTAGgacttattttaaatacaactAAACACCACTTAAACTTTCAATACTTGTCCagttcaaaaacaattttttaaaaagttatttTGCGTAAGTGGTTATAAATGAATGATCCCTATAAAGGGGATTCCCTTTGATGTCATTTTTTACAAATGTAAAATTTATCTCTATACAAGTAtcttttatttttcaagtgaaATTAATAGTTGAGAACCTATTATCTTAAAATGTCTTTATAACTGATCATAATtactttttaaaacaaatttaaatatcTCTAAACTCAATTATTTTATTTACAATTATTTTCTCAAGCAAGCACGTCGTATTAAAAAATTTACTTGTGAATTTATTCCATAAtcgaaaaataaatgaaaatgggtacttatatacatagCTAGACGTAAGATCTAATGGGTTTGAACTTTTGCATTATGTTGATACACGTCCATATATATTGAGCTCACCCATGAACTCCCCTATTACTAGCAAGTGATATCAAGATTCACATTCATTTATGAGGTGTGAAACTAATTTTCCATACAAGCTAATAAGGATCATGTTCGCCTAAttgatgaatatgaatatgaatatggccTGGATGTGGGAGGTAAGGCATGAGGAGTAAGGTCCGTTTGAACAACTTCTTGAGAattgaactttctccaacaaGGGAAATGGCTTTCGCTCAAGGGGGAAATTTCGAATTGGGTTATGAATGTAGACACGTGGAAAAGGAGTGGTGCTAAGTGAATTCCCATAATTGAATAATGACTTATAATTATTGCATGGCAAGTAATTGATTAAATTTAAGAGAGAATGGTTTGAACTCCTAAGAGAAGAAaagattgttgaaaatttcacttgtaAGTTCATCCTATATTAAAAAAATAGAGTGAATGTATGTATTAATATACATGGTTGAATTCAAAACTTAAATAAGTTTAAATTTTTGGATTAAATTGGTAAACTTGGtgtagacatatatatatatataaatcagcCATGAACTCGTATTGTGTTAGCacatagtgtgtgtgtgtgtgtattactaacattatacaatttaaattcggcacaatttttattttttataaaatttaaaaaatacagaACAAatatccacaaaaaaaaaaaaaaaaaggattgggTTTTTTTGTTGGCACGagtgtcattttagaaaaaaaaaatttaaaataaagaacaaatatgtacaaaaaaaaaaaaaacagtgatTTTTTGTTGAAACAATCATAGGAATTGCAGAGAGGATCTCATCTGATGAAGAAGTAGGGCATATTATCACCCCATGTGTATGCATACAGAGGCAGAAGAGGTGGGTATAAAAACAGTTGATCTTTCCTCTCATTCctaggtattttttaaaaaaaaaataaaaatatcggCAGAGAGAGAAGGGGAGGTTGACCAAGTCAACACAAAAGGGAACAGTGGAAAGTGgaatgcagagagagagagagagagagagagagagagagagagagagctggcaGCATAGCATATCACACCAACCAAGGATGTCTCCTTCTCCTGGCtctactttatatatatatatatatatatatataaatataagaaagaaaaaggaagtgCAAAAAAGCTTTTAAGGGGAGGGGAACTGTGGAGAAAAGCAGAACCCCCCTCTCAATCCCTCCGGTTTAAGATGAGGAAGTCACCATCAGGACCAAGTCATCGATCAGACGGCGTACGGCAACCGCAGAAGTTACAGGTCCCCACCATTAATGCTTCACGCCGAAGGAAAGTGTTTGGGCAAACACGGCCTCCGCCTCTGTCCCTTTCTCATCCCTCCCTGCTCTTTTCGTACTTCCTTTATTTATTCctacttatttatttgtttatcgcCACCACACTCCTTCATTCccaagtaataataataataataataataataatcatgtaCACACTGCTCAtgttattttattcataataaaaaataaaataaaataaaatttaatccaGCTGGGACAgatgaaaaaaaacaaaagatatTGGGCGGGAGAGGAAGTGAGTTGTGAAAATGAGGGAGAACGTGTGCACACGTATAAATGCCTCCACCAGAGCTGACCCACCCCCCTCTCTGCCACGTTTTAATGCTCACTCTCCCTCCATGCTTTCCATATTACTCCCATTTCATGCTTTCCGCCCCTTGTCAATTCCGCTGGCTGCTGTGCTGCCTcagatttctttctttttctttttcgctTCCTGTCTTTAATCAAACGGTTCTTGATTTCCTAGCCCTGCAGGGAGCTTAAAAATACaatggaataaaataaaattcagcTTTGAAATTTTGATATGTTACATAATATTAACATattctttcatttttaatttcctcTTTACTCCCCAACATTGGGTAAGGTTGGACAGCATGAGCTTTTTTCCAACGGCAAAGTTGTGACAAGTGAACTTCATCTAGCTATACAAACAAGGAAcactaaaattaaaaatgaaatcaGATCGTCCAGCCCAAATAAAACATGGAAAAACGTAAAACCAAGACCATAGAACCCTTTTACCTCTAATTCTGGGTAATTAAAACCTAGTGTGGTTAAAAAAGAATACCAATTGTTACAGTGAACTACGCGCAGATCCCCAAACTTTAGCTTCCCAAGATCCCTCCCTTCTCGCAAGGAAGACGACAAGATGTGTATTGTAAAAACGCACTGGCTACTCTTTTCGAAAATCAGACAGCATCGACAAATTAAATACACAAAATACGCAACCGTTAAAATATATACTAACGGAACTGAAACTTCTCTTATTAcacaaattttcttttaaaccCATCTTAGGGATATTACATGAGTCATAAAAGAGGAGGGTCTGTGGATTTCTCCTCATGACTAACCCTACATTGCCGTCCGGCCCAAAAATTCACCCCAAGTAGACAGTAACTCAGTAACTAGTAGCCTGAAAAGGCCCAAATCCACAAAATCCAGAACACTACCCAACCTCACACCCCTTCCCCCTCGCCCCATCTACTACACCCAACCcacttattacaaacccaaaaaggGAAACGCCCCCTCCTCTGTTCACTTCCCTACTTAATTCCCCTGTTCTTCATCCACAGCCAGAGTTTGTTCAAAGACCACAAAAAAATAGCTTCTGCAATCTTCTTCCACCCAAAAATAAGCTGGATTTCTTCTTATTGTCGTCCTACCTACGCACGTTCATCTTTCTTCAATTGAAATTCCTATCACCTAACTAGAAAGCAAACACCCATTTTTCCTATCTGATATTTTTTGAACCTTCATATTGCATTTTTCCTTTTGTTCTTTTTCTTCCAACAAAACAGTAGAGCTAGCTATTACACAAGTGTGGGGACTAACAGCCTTCTCTTTACTTCATCAGTACGTCCATTCTTGAGGCAGGCGTATTTCGCCGTTGTTCGGTGCTTCTGGCCGCATTCGCTTCTGCTGCTCCACGAAAAGGGCATTTCTACGAGCCATCAAAGCACCTGCAAATCAAAACCCCAAGAAATTAAGACCCCAAAAAACCTATTTCTACAACACTTGCATGATAAAATCGCGAGTTCACGAGTGAAAAATAATTGCCTCACCATAGTCCAAGGGAGAAGCATTACTGAATCGTGGCTGGGGAAGAGTATTGGTGTCCTCGAAGCTCAAGTTCAGAGCCTGGACGACCCTAGCAGGGAGTAGAGCAGTCGAACAACCTGACTCGCACAAACCACGGAACAACAAATTAAAAAAGGATAAACCCCGAAAACTCTATTTGTTCAAGAGAAAATACCAGCCGAATTAGAGTGACATATCAGCATTCTCAATGAAATTCTGTGATCTGAGGAAGCCGTAGTAACTGAAATAAAGCTTAGTAGTACCTGATTTCTTGCGAGACTCAGAAGGGTTTCCATATCTGCGCGGCAAGAAGACACCGGTACCAGTAGACTCCCTCTTCACACCGGATCCGCCCAGGAATACGGCTCTCATGCCAGACCCATTACCGTTTCTCTGCTGTTGCTGTTGCAGTTGCAGAGGTGGCCAAGCAGACTGAGGCAGCCCAAGGGGACGACCACATCTTCCATTTTCATGGCCCACCAGCTTCCCTCTGTTCTGGATTTGCTGTTGCTGCTGAGAAAGCCATCCCTCCTTGGCTTGTCTCCCCCAAACAGAAGTCTGCTGCGGCTGCTTCACAAGATGGTCCTGTCTCAGATTCTGAAGCTGCAGAACAAATTTGAAAACAGAAAATTACTCGGAGACCCTTCGCCTTTCCCGAATCGCACCAGAGAAATGAAAGAACAAGGGTTTGGGTTTGCTAATTGGCGGAGGATTGAAATAGTAAAAGGCAAAAGCATACCTGGTTTGTCTGTGGCATGTTACGGCCCATAGAGTGGTCAGAGTAGAACCCAGAGGAGGGTTTCTTCACCGGTGGCCCAGGGACTCGCGAGGTATTAACAGGGACACCGAGAAGTCCCCCGTTCTGGTGATAGCGGTGGTGGTACTTGGGACCTTCGACGCCCATCTTCAGCCTCGCTACCTGCCCTGCCGCCGCGTATATTACGTCCCAGGCGTCGTTGTTGATGCCTAACGGCGTCGTTGGGGGGGATGATACCTGCGACGGACCATTAGGGCTTCCACTGCACCCGGACCAGCTCCCGAGTCCACTCAGCGTCGATTGAGGCGACCCGGACAAAATCCATGTTTTCTGAACCAACAAAAACACAATAAATTAGTCAAATACTAACTTGTTTTATTGATACAGGATGCAAATCCGAGAGACCCGTCAGGAAAGAAACCCCAAATCGTACCTCTGGAGCAGCCGCGAGCTTCTGAGTTTCCTGGATGGCAGAGCGAGCCAGTTGGCGAGCCAACCCTGCAAGCAAGTCCTCCTCGTCGCTCTCCGTCTCAGTAGAACTCACCACCGATTCAACCGGCGAGTTAAGCGCAGAAGAGCCAAAGGAGTCGAATCCGTATGGAAATTCGGCTGGAAAGCAAAGGCCCGGCCCGAAATCAGGGTTGGCACCATTTTTGTCCAAGTTTTCCTTGCCCAGAAGTTTGTCATCGTCAGTGAGGAAGTGAGACGGGAGCCAAAACTCGCCGTTGTCAAGTATGTCCGCCATGAAAGGCCTCAGATATGCAGAGGGGAGGAGAAGGGGGGGGAGAGCGTAAGACTGAAACCgaagtgaaaaagaaaaaggagaaatatAGAGAGAAACCCCAGAGAGGAGCGTGTGCTCTGAAGGGGTTGAGGAATGGAGTGTTGCTGCTTGGAGAAGATTTAATAATAAACCCAAATGGGTCTGCTGGGTTACCCGGCCAGAGGGACCCAACCAAGGTAAGGGCAAAAATAGACAaaaggcagagagagagagagaagggggggaGAGAAGGGTATAGAATGTTGAAGACAAGCTGCCTTTATTAAGGTTTCAGGGTCTGTTTGAGACAGTTCAAATTTGAAAGCaatggatgagagagagagagagagagagagagagagagagtaattttaAAATAGTAAAGAAAATGGGAGTGAGAAATGGGAATGGAGCACAGCGCAGGCCACAGGGTGGCGGTTGGAGCAGACACTTGCCCCGGCATGACAGAAAATTGCCATCTGTACAGGACTGCAATTATAATACAAACCCAAATTTTCCAATTACCATTTCCCCCCACTCTCACTACTCACTACTCACTACTCACTACTCACTACACAATGATTGGGATTAGTGTGTTGTTTACAGCTTCATCTCCCTAATTAAACGCACTAATATATTAAACTCTCCTCTCCATCCTCTTCCATGCTCTTATTACTTTTTTAGGTTTAGCCAATGGGGCTTCAAGCTTGTTTTTGCTCACAATCCATCtcaatttttttggaaaaaaaaaaagactaataAAAAAATACTCTCTCCCCATAATATTTAGAATGATACTACATAGAAAAATAGTCAATTATAAGTATTTCTCATCCAAGTTACGAATTATGTAACtcctttaatatttttaaaattgtttcacATTGCATTCATTATTtagatttttttctttaaaatatttaaataatgttTTGTGGTGTATATTTCTAGTTCTACTTTTGAATTTTCATAAACTTagaaaaaattcaatataattttgtatcaTATGCAttcaaatttacaaaaatttaaattcaagattaAGATTTGTTTTCCTAAATATACCATAAGAATATTTGGttttgtcaaaattttgactAATTTATGGAGCGaaacatttttctttttaaattttgctTTTTTGCTTTCTCTATATAAATGAGCATAGTTCTTAAATTCATGACGAAAAATAAATATTGTTCATGCATTTGTTTTATCTATTTAAAGTAATTTTATAAGTACTTTGTTTATTTACCTCTTTTATTATCTTAAGTATTTGGATTGGACAATCATTAATTTTTTAAGGTAGTGTGGAAttaatttcttttccattttgagCCACTCTATCAAAAATATTTGTGTAttgcaaataaaagaaagaattgtttgtaaacaatattttataaattaacaaaattataaaattttgagaTCCACTTTGTGATGATTGTGCAGAAATCCATATACaactttatttaaaatatttgtttctATGATATTATTAATGTTTTTTATGTATACTGGTTCTGAATCTATTTATTTCTCTGTTTGCGCAAGTTGATCTCAAAGAGATTTTCTGAATACGTCAAAATTAATATGATTTTCACAAAAATGAAATGTAATTAAATGCACcatggtaaaacaatatacaCCATAAAAAGTTGTTTTATTTTTCTAAGTGAAATATATaagttcaataaaaaaaatagatgGTAATAATCATGAGCCTAACAATGGAAGGTAACTACATGTGCTTATCCACAAAAATTAAAGTTGAATAGCACAATTCAAATTACAAACAACTCAATTTGAATGTTGTTTCATTTTTCGTAGATCATTATTTAATAGACCTTGTGTTTGATGCTTGGAGAGA
This region of Malania oleifera isolate guangnan ecotype guangnan chromosome 10, ASM2987363v1, whole genome shotgun sequence genomic DNA includes:
- the LOC131167042 gene encoding uncharacterized protein LOC131167042, which codes for MADILDNGEFWLPSHFLTDDDKLLGKENLDKNGANPDFGPGLCFPAEFPYGFDSFGSSALNSPVESVVSSTETESDEEDLLAGLARQLARSAIQETQKLAAAPEKTWILSGSPQSTLSGLGSWSGCSGSPNGPSQVSSPPTTPLGINNDAWDVIYAAAGQVARLKMGVEGPKYHHRYHQNGGLLGVPVNTSRVPGPPVKKPSSGFYSDHSMGRNMPQTNQLQNLRQDHLVKQPQQTSVWGRQAKEGWLSQQQQQIQNRGKLVGHENGRCGRPLGLPQSAWPPLQLQQQQQRNGNGSGMRAVFLGGSGVKRESTGTGVFLPRRYGNPSESRKKSGCSTALLPARVVQALNLSFEDTNTLPQPRFSNASPLDYGALMARRNALFVEQQKRMRPEAPNNGEIRLPQEWTY